The Papaver somniferum cultivar HN1 chromosome 3, ASM357369v1, whole genome shotgun sequence genome includes a region encoding these proteins:
- the LOC113356552 gene encoding protein KTI12 homolog encodes MAMVVICGQPCSGKSIAAQCLSDALHAVDQKLTIRIIDESSFHLDRNQSYADMTAEKNLRGILRSEVDRSLPRDNIVIVDSLNSIKGYRYELWCLARAAGIRYCVLFCDVEESSCREWNKERIEKAEGSYNDKIFEDLIRRFEKPDKRNRWDCPLFELYPSKDRIEQSSAAIVEAVSYLTKKVDSRTKSVKLLQPTVATQNVRVSEANSLYEMDRATQEVINAIIEAQSQALGGPTNGISLGQNLPTINIQRSVGLPQLRSLRRTFLKLTAQSSLSGPAPPADANIAKRMFVDYLNREVGAV; translated from the exons ATGGCGATGGTAGTGATATGTGGTCAACCATGTAGTGGTAAATCAATTGCTGCTCAGTGCTTGTCTGATGCTCTTCATGCCGTAGATCAGAAACTAACTATCAGGATTATTGATGaatcttcttttcatcttgaTCGAAATCAAAGTTATGCTG ATATGACTGCGGAAAAGAATTTGAGGGGGATACTAAGATCTGAAGTTGATAGATCCTTGCCAAGGGACAATATCGTTATCGTAGACTCTTTGAATAGCATTAAG GGTTACCGATATGAATTATGGTGTTTGGCCCGTGCTGCTGGAATAAGATATTGTGTA CTATTTTGTGATGTAGAAGAAAGTAGTTGTAGAGAGTGGAACAAGGAACGGATAGAGAAAGCTGAAGGGTCATACAACGACAAAAT ATTTGAAGATTtaataagaagatttgaaaaacCGGATAAACGCAATCGGTGGGATTGTCCGCTTTTTGAGTTGTATCCTTCTAAAG ATAGAATAGAACAGTCATCTGCTGCTATTGTCGAGGCTGTATCATATTTGACCAAAAAAGTAGACTCAAGGACCAAAAGTGTTAAACTTCTCCAGCCTACTGTCGCTACTCAAAAC GTTCGTGTTTCTGAGGCAAATTCACTTTATGAGATGGATCGTGCAACACAG GAGGTTATCAATGCGATTATAGAAGCACAATCACAAGCACTCGGAGGACCTACGAATGGCATTTCTCTTGGTCAAAATTTACCAACC ATAAACATTCAGAGATCTGTTGGGTTGCCACAGCTTCGGAGCTTGCGTCGAACATTCTTAAAATTGACTGCTCAGTCCAGCTTGAGTGGGCCAGCACCGCCAGCAGATGCAAATATCGCAAAAAGGATGTTTGTTGACTATTTAAACAGGGAAGTAGGAGCTGTTTGa